The sequence below is a genomic window from Dryobates pubescens isolate bDryPub1 chromosome 17, bDryPub1.pri, whole genome shotgun sequence.
TGAATGAATCAAAAGGGCTCCAGTAGCATGGTTATCAAGCTGTCTACTCTCAGTATGCCCCAGTTAACAGGCTATTGATTTTGGAATTCAGACTAGAatagagcagcaggcagtgctgcagcctagAAGACTGAAGGCAGTTACTGTTTCTCCTTGCTCCATTAGCATTCAATCACTTGTTTTAAGAGAATCTTGATGCTAAGGGACAAAAAGAATCATGTGGATTTTTTCACTTCCTCTTCAGACAGCACAATCTCCAAATCTTCCAGGTTCACGCCAGATttacaccccctcccccccaaatccTTCCTGCTGTTCATGTTGAAGTTAGTCTTGTTAGATTAAATACTAGAAGCGAAGAATTAATTAAACATAAGAGCCAAACTCAAGGTGAAGCTCAGCTGCCACCTTAAGTCCAGCCTGGATGTTGTCAATCTGTAGAACAGGAATCTTCCTGAAGACCATCAGCCACGGATATGTCCTTAGTGTCACCAGCAGTGAATGGCTAAAGGGGTCTACACTCCTGAGTGAGGAATGAGCCCCCATGGCTGTAAAGCATTAGCAGTGCTCTGTCCCTGGCTGCTGAAACAGCCAgcatgctgctctgctcagctaaTCCGCAGCACCAGCAAGACTTGAGCTGACAGATATCCTTCCTCCCCATGCTGACCTGCAGATCTGGCCAGCTTacagccagcttctcccccagtcTCAGTCCCTCTTGCATGAAATGTGTGTCAGAGGAATTAACACCTTTATAAATGAGGCTGATCTCATGAGAACTGGAGAGTGGCCTGGACCTAATCTGTTTATCCTGCCAGAGAGATGctcacaggctgtgctggggtcgGTGCTCAGGGCCTGCAGCCTACGTGagggcagagagccaggagcttGAATTTATATAATCTCTTCAGGCTGAGCCTGACCGCCCTgaccctgctgacagcagcttttGCAACAGCTTCTGGGAAGAGCTGAACAGAAAGATTCATTGCCTAGTGGTCAGAGGAGACAGGGTGAAAAAGGTCACCCCTTCACTGCCCTGCACTGATGGCTACGCTGGTGCTTAGCATCAGCAGAGGGGGGATGAAGCAAAGTGCTTCACATGCCCTTTGGCAGGTTTCAGTATTGACAAGAAGCATGGAAGAGTCAGGCTATTCAGTCCCAGCCAACCTTTCAAGGGAGAAGAACTCTTCATTTCATCTCTGACCAACCAGTGAAAATCCTGGTTCACAAGGTTCAGCTCAGAATAGCAGATCTGCCTGCATGGCTCAGGGCCTTGGACCTGCTATTTCTATTAACTTGGTCTCATGGTGATGAACAAAGTGGCAGGGCCCTGCCCTTGAGGCAAATGACAACAGCATGTTCTGGTTTCATAGACAACGGTACAGTAGATTAAATCAGTGTGATAAAACTTTCAGAGGAAATTAATTTACAGCCCTGCACAAGCATAGCATGGCCAATTTCTCATGGCTACTGTCCATGTGCAAGCCCTGTGTCCCTCAGCTTAGCTATTGGGTAGGCAGCTTGACAGATGATACAGATCAGAGCACAATGCGACTTTTCTTAGAGCCACTGACTTGCTCACTTTCCATGGCAGTAGGAGTTAAGATATTTGAGCACAATACCTAACTGTGGAAACACACAGGATTTCATACTTCACTGTAAAACAGTAATAAAGCAGCTCAGTTGGGCAGAGTATGgtttacagtgaagaagtccTCAGCAGTCCCAGAAATACAATACCAGACTGGTGCCTTGGGCCATGCTGAACCTGGACACGAGGAATTGAGATCAGCTCCAACAGAGGAAACACCCATGCATACTTAGAGAAATCAATCATTATCAGGAGAACTGGAGCATAGgagggttttatttttccttaccATCAAGTCACCAGTCtgcaagcagcacaggaaagcCTCTTCAGTGGTCACATGGCAGAAGGGAGGTGTCATTTTTAGCTTACACATAATCTAGCCTGAAAGAAAATCAACAGTCCTTTGGGAACAAGCTGGTATCACATTAAAACTCCTCCTTTGTCCCTTCTGCATTTGCTGCCTATGAAGTACAGGTATCCCCTGTATTTCTCTTCCATCCAGATTCTCTTTTAAATGTGAAAGGATTGATTACATGTCAAATTGCTACCATAATTGCCACAAGACTAAGCATTTAAACATCTACAATCAGATAGGAGCAGCCAAAACCTAGGGCCACAGCCAGAAAGATGACTCAGAAGTCGGTGCTGACTGCAACCCATGCAAGAGGAAGGAGGTAGATGTGTTGTGGGGAGGCAGAGAAAGGGGGGCTTTGCACAGCTGACACCTGCTGCTGAATGCATCCTTCTCCTCCACAGCAAAATTCAAAGACAGGGTTGACGTGCTGAGCAGCATAGCCAAGGCCAAAGCAGAGATGCCGGCTGGACAAGGGTCAAAACCAGAAGGTGAGTGCAAGAAGAGTCAGTGCTGTTTGCCTCGGTTTGCACTGCAgtccctcaccttcccagcacTCAATACCCAAGGGCTGGCAAAGAAATACTATGGTCTGACACAATTTTTCTGTTATTACTGGTCACAGATGGCTGCTATAATAATGCAGCAGAAATCAATTGATGTCTGCTAACAGTGGGCAATAAAAGCCAACCCCACGGGGGCCCAGGAATGGTTAGTCAGGCAGCATCCAAATAGAAAGTGCTACAAGGATGTAGAGTACATTGCCACCAGAAGGGTGGGAGAGGGGAAATGAGGCTGttacagagagcagctgggtgctgctgtgctgcttgatCTTAGGTAGACCCTGCAAACGTGGTATTTGTTAAAGTATCTTCATTTTAGCTTGGAAACTGGGCATGCTTGCAGAAGAGCATGAAAGATTCCTCCAGAGAGAAAAGCCACACTGACTTTGTCTACAACAATTCTAGGGGTCTGTGCATCCTCTAAGAGTTTGTGCTCTTTTTCACATCTCTGCTGATAAACATGCAGGCTGTTGAGCTGATTCAGAGGCAGTAGCTGGCTTGAGCTGCAACATAGGTCTGTGCcaccagggaggctggagatACCAGGAAACAAGCAAACTTTTTGTAAGGAAGGCCGCACCTCCACCAGGACCCTGCTGCGATACAGCAGGCCCCTAAGGGCCTTCCAACACTGGGCCTCACCTGTGTAGATGAGACCAAATTTGAGGAAAATACTAAGGAACAAGTAAATTCTCAGTGTGAGCACTGATTTTTACTGAACTAGGAATTTCCACAGGCTTTGTTGGTGCATAGATGCAGCCATGCACATCCCATGGGCATCATCACACTGTCTCCCACTTTGAGCTGAAAGTGTCCCAGTGAACTCTGAAGCCTGGTTTCAGAAATCCCAAATGGCACTCACTGAAAACATGCATTCCTGAAAATCTGCCCTCTAGCCTTGCTCCCTAGTGTAGCTGTGAGGTATATAGCACTGGATTAGCCCACCCACTTCAGGGTAAGATACCCTGTAACACCCCATCCCAGAGCAAGTCATGGGATAACAAGATCCTACTGACCTGACAGACTTGACATGTGAAGGGGAGCCCTCACCCTAAATTACAACAGTCTAAAAAGCACCCCTGCTGTGAGTGAGCAGAGAGCCAGACACTCCCCTCTCACCTCTGCTCTTGTGTTATCTTTACGTCCACCCTGTTATGTGCAGAGGTTTCTGCATTCCTCTTGGCTAACACAGGAACAGCACAGAGGACACTGCAGTTATTTCCCTGTATGTGTCAGCATTTTCCTATTTGCATTTGAATACCCACCAGACGATTAAGGATTAAAGTCTGGCAGCACCTAACAGACATTTCTCAGAAGCCTGGAGGAAtagcagctccctggagaaTGCCATGCCCTACTGAAAACATAGGGGAAACAAAGCTTTACATCTCCTCTGTGTTTTAAGAGCCGCGTTAATAAGATGTTCAGAATCCAGACTGAAAGCAAGAAACACTCATCAGTTGTAGATCAGATAATGAGCATTCCCCTGTTATTACTATGTGCCTCCTACAGCAGTTTCAGGTAGGAGGTCATAGGAGCAGTAGGGGTGCCTGGCTTTGGTAATCATGATCCacaaaaaatagagagaaacagaaaaccCAAGCAAGCAGGCTGTATTTAACAGGAGATGCCACACATGTCTTTAAGAAACTCAAACCTGCCTGATCAAGGGGAAAGCAACCACCTGATGCTAACATGACTAAGTCGTATTCCTTTTTCTTACTTTTagtagaagaggaaaagaaggcaCCAAGCACTGTCCAGGTAACTCCTGTCAGTGGCTCTGAACCCAGCAGACAGAAGGCAGATGCACCACAGGATGGCCAGGTACTGAAATAAGCATCATGGACAGTCAACATTCAGTCCAGACCAAACCTCACAAGtactttccttcttccctctctaGAGCTTTTGGGGCATGACCCAACTCATCACCCACAACCAACAACTATAACCAGACTGTGCGGGTAGTGATGAGATACATTAAGGTGCTAGCTGAAGCATCTCAGCTCACAAACACAAATCAGGTCCAAAATATGACACCAGATGATACTCTGTAGTATTTCCTCCCCAAATGACTCTTCTGAGGTTAGAGGACTACTCCAACCTAAGGGAAAATACAAGCAGCTGCCTGTCCTGTGACCATCAGTacatgtttctgtttgtttcccaAATCCTTCCTTTCAGCTGATGTAATTTGGCTGTTCTGATGTGGAACTTCTCAAAGTGATAACTAATGCTTCACTTGTGTCAAACCCCCAGCTGAATGTCAGTTCTACATTAACCAATAGAATCAGTTAATATAACACATGCACTGAGACAGGTTACACCTGGGATTTGCCTCAGAACAGCAAGAtatgggctggggctgccctcagCAGTGTTACAGATGtggcctctgccagggcaaggcCATGGCAAATAAATGCTGTGGAGCTCCTTGTTAGTGGGAAAACCAATTGGTCTTCTGCCTTTTCTCTGACCTGCAGCCCTCTTCAGACAGTGATACCTcagaagagagcagctctgagagcgAGGAAGACAGTGATGGTGACAGCACAGAAGAAGATGGAAATGATGAGCCCTTATCTCTTGAATGGCCAGAAACTAGGAAAAAACAAGCAATTtaccttttcctctttcccattgtcttccctctctggagcacTCTGCCTGATGTTAGAAAGGCGGTAAGAATCCATCTTCCTTCTGCTACTGGATTCAGTAACTAAAATATAGATTTCCTCTCAGCAAGAGTCCTCCATTCTGTTTTTCCACATCTAGACTCATTGCACATGTAGAGTGCTGCAGGGAGTGGGACaggagctccagctgcagcttaaCTCAGTTCCAGAGACTTAATTTAATAAACCAACTACTGGTCATCTAATCAAGCtgacaaaaaataaatacaattaaaGAGAGCAGAGTGCATGTAGAAACAATTGATTGCAGTGAAGTGTTTCAGGTGAATAATTTTCCTTGGGGATTGTTAACTTTCCTGAAACTTCTCCATGTTTTTCTTCTCAAACTTGATCTTAACAGGACTCTAAAAAATTCTTTGTCATCACGTTTTTCGGCTCCATCATCTGGATCGCTGCGTTCTCTTACCTCATGGTGTGGTGGGCTCACCAGGTGAGAGGTTTGTTCTCTCTGCAGACAAGCACACTTCAGAACAAgtagatggagagagagggagcagTGTCACTGTGGCATTTTTATCTGATGAATTACAGCTGCAGTCATCCATCAAAACAGCAgaaattttgttttgttaggACCCCAAAGGGAATTTTCAGTTTCATTCTTTCTGATTTGACAAGGAGTCATTCTTTTTCGAGAGCATCCAAGGGAATTTGTGCATCAGTGAAAGGCAAAGTGCCGTCAAGATTTATCTTAATTCTGCCTTTCCATTGATGAATGCTTCTATGCAGAACATAATTATCCCTTCCCTAATTAAAATGCTCAGAAAATACAGGGTCTGATTCTGGAAGCTGCTAAATGATCTCAACTCCCATTGCCTTAATGTCCACCTGGTATTCTGGGAAACGGCACTTTGCATCTTGTAGAACCGGACCCACAATTTGTGTTTAGTGATATATTGCACCTTCACAGCACGGTTGATCAAGCCATAAATCTGAAGGCTGTCATTTCCCAAAGCTCTCAGGGGATCACACACAGCTGATAGTAAATTTGGAGATGGAAAGGTGGAAGACATCCAGAAGAGGTGGACATAGGACAGAAGAGTTGCACTGTAACTGGCATGACCTTGCTTAGTCTTGTCAACACTTATCAGATACTCTATGCTCTGGAGTAAATCAGAGGTCAGCATACACTACATAATTTAACTTTTTATCCTGTGAAGAAGGCAAATGCTACCATGTTTAAGGGAAATCAGAatgctggactagatgacctttaaaagtttcttccaacccaagtcATTCTATAATCTTAAATATGGCACAAAACTTAAAGCTACACAGAGCAATTAAATTCCACATTCCAAAAGTAACAGCAGCTTTGTGTTGATTAGGTTGGTGAAACAATTGGGATATCAGAGGAGATTATGGGGTTAACCATACTGGCAGCAGGAACATCCATCCCTGACCTCATCACCAGTGTCATTGTTGCACGGAAAGGCCTGGGTGACATGGCTGTCTCCAGTTCTGTAGGCAGCAATATCTTTGACATCACTGTTGGGTAAGTATTAGTTCAATGCTAAGAGATTAATTTCTGCTGAAATATAAAGCAAGCTGGTTTTATTCCAAACAACCTCTTAATTAATGGCATTTTAGATGTAATTAAATGAAGGGCAGCTGGGCAACTAGttactttggtttttttctttaaaactcTAATCCAGCCAGGAACGACAGATATGTCTAACCTAGTCCTCTCCATCTTCACCTAATTCTGAGGCAACAGAAAATGACTGCCTTTTTGAGATTAAAATGCAACAAATCTGTGGCTAAGTAAAAGATTTACAGTCAGGATACCCGTGTTTAGTGCCTCAGAGACAGTCAGATCCTCTGCCATTGAGGCTCAGTATCTGTGCTGTCTCTCTCAGCAAAAAGCATCAGGACTCACCTCTGTGAGAGCACGCTGAGACACTTGCTTCATAGCTGTTATTTTAAAAGCCCTTTCAGGTCCTTGGATTGCATCCTGATAGTTCAAATATCATCCAAATGCAATTTTTGATGTGAGCAACATCAATTTTAGATTTATGCTGAGTTAACACTAAATGCGATcatgcattttctttctgtaagaGTTTGGAAAAATGGGTTAGTTATGATGCAGAAAATTAACTGCCTTAAAACAtttatttcaattatttttcctctccttgcagTTTGCCAGTTCCTTGGTTCCTTTATTCAGTCTTCAATGGGCTCAGTTCAGTTGCAGTCAGTAGCAATGGTTTGTTTTGTGCAATCGTTCTCCTTTTCCTCATGCTCCTCTTTGTGATCATCTCAATTGCTGTATGCAAATGGAAAATGAACAAGCTGCTGGGGCTCACTATGTTTGCTCTCTACTTTGTGTTTTTAATCATCAGTGTGATGTTAGAAGACAAGATAATATCCTGCCCAGTACCTGTATGACACTTGGATGCTTCAGGATGTATGTAAACATGTGTCAACATCACAAGAGGTTTGAGGTAGCAACCAGAATTGTAACAAACTTACTGAGAATAAAATGTACTAAAATCCCACAAATCTCAACTGGTATGGCAGCCTCTACTACTTTTTTCCTTAGGATCAGAGAAGATCAGATAATGAAGTAACCAATATCAAATAACAAACAGGTACAGGCATTGATAAGGCTGACAGGATACAGATGCATGACGTTTTCAGGACAGTTGATCCCCTCAAGTTAATGGAGCTGATTTTAAGCAGAGAATATTTACTTATAGAAATATTTTCAGGAACACATCCTAAATTACTCAGTAAACTGCTCAAACTtacacaaaacaaataaaaatcagtgAACAGGAACAGAATCAGACCTTTATGGCTTGCCTTCACAGAACTACTCTGCTTAAAATCatctgggggctggagccacaAGCAGGATCATGGGAGCATTTCTGTAGCACCAggcctgctggggacagagagggTTCAGCTGTTTCAAAGTGGAAGAAAGATTCTTGTGCACGAGTTGGTGAGGcccatcgacagggctttaaacaaGGTtccaagggggaaggggataAACCCAAGCTCACTAGAGATGAGCCTAGAATTGGCGTGCCCATGTCAGGGGAGAaatgcacagcccagctcaagtGCATTTAtaccaatgcacacagcagagGCAATAAACAGGAGGAAGTAGAAACCATGGTGCAGCAGGTCAGCTATGACATTTTGCTGGCCCTCTTCAGACTGCaagtttttttcctcaaaaccaaagttttaaatgcaaaaagcaaagcagtaaGTTATTTCTGAATGGAGAAAACCACAGGATATGAGAGTTGCAGAGCAATGCTGACAGCTATCCATATGGCTCCCTTTAAATCCGTAGCTGATCCTGCACTGCAATCCCCAAAACATACACAAGTGTGATACTGTATAGATTTACACCTTACTGTAACAAGGCTAAACAGATCTGAGGGTAGAATGCCAGATTACcactaacaaaaaaacccccacaacaaacaaaccaaaacccaggaaTCAGAAATAATGCAACAAGAAGTTGAACTGCTTGAACTGCAAAATAGAAAACATTTGCATGTACATAAAAGCCTCTAACCTTTGCAATACAGAAAATTAATCAATCCCTTTCTGCTCCCTGGGTAAAATGCAATGTCTCACATACACAAAATCTCAGAAATGAACTTTCAAGGCCTTGAAAGTGTGTATTCCACATCTGAGAAGGCTGTGAAGAAGTGAACACTGTAaatcaagaggggattggatgtggcacttggtgccatggtctagtcatgaggtctctggtgataggatggacttgatgatctttgaggtctctcccaaccttggtgatgccatgctgtgctgtaATTGGGTTTTCATCCCGACACTAATCTGAAGTTTACAGCACTAATTCTGGGTCCTTCACAACCTGTCTTCTACTACTGCCTGCTGACACAAACCTGGAAGGTTTATCAGTAACAAAACCTCATGTAAGCAAACAATATAGTCAGAAGTTGCAGAGATTTCTGTCATTCTCATCTAATGAAAATAACCAGGAGGATTTTAAGCTTTTTATTGACTCACtgtaaaactcttttttttttttttttttttggatgagaccaaaaaaccaaacaaaccccaaaaaaaccaaaaaaccaacttAACATTGTGAACACTGACTTTGCATATGTTAAAGGAAtgacaaaccaaagcaaacatccAACattctgggctttttttttttggtaaataaaatttaaacatTACATATTTACAAATCTACAACCATTCATTTAGAAAGTGCTGCTTGCAGTCTAACAAAGTACCATTTGTAAATCCCAGTGAGATAATAGCCAGAAATACCCCTTCTCTGTTACTACTATTTGCATCTCCCCTTTGTTGTACTGAGATTTCTGCATGCGGGAATTTTGTCTCTCTTGGGGCACAAATCATTTAATTCACCAGTGGAAGTCAAATTCATCAGGCTGTGACTGTACCAAGAGCAAATCTTCTCAGAACGGGAACCAGCAGTGTCAGAGAAACAGCACAATTTCTATTCACATTTCAGCATTTCATCTCCATTAATTATTCCAGTGGAACCATAAGTAAAGCAAAATATATATTGCACTGCAAATGTAAAACCTTTTAGTTTAAGGATTTGACACGAGCATCATTTAGTacacaaaaaggagaaaattcagTTCATACAAAACTTTAAATTGAAAATATGtctcaaatattttctttatccATCTTTGTGGTACTGGAAAATATACTCAAATTGCTTTGCTAATAAAGGACAGTGAGATCTGAAAACTGTTTCAGCAATAATTGTATGATGCTTAAAAATAATCCACCTCAGGAGCTACGTTTTGAACCTTATGACTTGAATAAGGAAAATTTCCCATTTAAAATATATCACTATTCCAACTGTATTTTATTATAGTACTTCTAGAGTGGACTGACATGCCACAGACTTCAGAAAACAAGTAATTAAGTATAATGATTTCATTTTAACTACCCCATGATCAGGAATTTAAAAGCACGCCCAAATAAGCACTGGCAATGCTTCAGGGGTGCCACTGAGGACACAGTGAGATTGTTTGTCTGAAGGATATCTATACAATCCTTTTCCTGGTACAGTATATACTCTGCTGGATTGTTGAGATCTGAATGAAGTGGCAAACTTGATGGCTTTCTAAGTCTGGAGACGGTTAGGAGTACTTACAATCAGGCTGGGACCAGAGAGAGAAAGCGGGCCGTGATTTACAAGCATTGCATCTACTCCTGTGCTAGCACACACCCTTGCAGTGTTATGTCCTAGTAAGTGAGAGGTGATTAGGGACCAGGCTCAGTGGCTTCTGCCAGACTGAAACAGAAGTGTGAAGCTCACTTCATAGCTCAGGACCTCtaacaccacagcagctctggaaaaAGCACTTGCCCTCCTTCATGGCTTGAAGGTCCTGTAAAAGAGTGGCTGTCCCAAGTGGCAAACATCATGGGAAACAGAACTGCAAAGAGCTGAGAATACCACCTTCTGCACAGCACCTACAGGTGTGAGTCCATATACACAGCAACTACTGTCTGCAACTTTGACTCAGTGAATACAGTGTTCCTACTGTACAGAGCAGAGCATACATGCAACTAACTGGTACTTACAAAGagtacagggaaaaaaaaataataaatcaccTGGTGTTTCTCACCACAATTCAGAAGAATGAAAGGGGTCTGTGTCCACCCTGTGCTGATACTATGAACCTGGAGGACAAAAGCAGCTGTATTTCATGCACAAGGAGTACTTCACAGGCATGGCAGTACAAAAGAGAGCATCGCACATCGTGAAGTTAAATTAAATGTGAAGAACCTTGGTAAGTGTAGCCATGCTAGCTCCACCTCAGGGTGGGGGGATATGTTGCAAAAGGTCAGCTATGTAATTAGCAGCAAATTAGAGAAGAGGTATTACCCAATGAAAGCTGGATCCAGCAAGACTGTGGCTTGCAATTCTCCTCAGCATACACCCGCAGCTCTATAAATGTTAAATCCTTTCTCCTTAGGGCAGCATCTTCTCACTACAGAGGTCTGGGAGGAGGTTACATCTTGCTTCATAGCAGCAGTACTTTTCTTTTCAGCCTCTAAGATGCTCACTCTATTTCatttaataaagaaaatatGAGCTTTAAGGTTTATCTCCTCTCTGCCTAACTAAATATTGCTGTGTTATTACACTTGTGAACTAAAGAGTTTTTTAAAAGACCTGTTGGTAGGTCAGACCAAAATATAAAATCTAGTGTAACAGCTGAATATTTATAAGTATTATAACAGCAACAACTAAAAGAAATCAGAACTGGAAAAACCATTAAGATTACTTAAAATAAAGCTATTTGTTAAAGCATGGTTTAACTTGTTTAGGGTGTTTTATACAATTCAAAGTCTGTTTTCCCACCCCCATACAGGACTTTCTCTGTAGCCTACCTTCTGGTAAGGAGTTGCTATGTGACTGAGAGCACAGAACATTATTTTAGATCTCCAGAAGAGGAAAATATGAGTCAAAAGCCCTGACTCCACTGCAAGGACAGACACAGTGTTTttccttcacagaaaaaaaaaagttgttttgcCTGTGAAATGGAGGCCAGACATTCCAAGTACATTTAACTCTATGTCCCAATAAATTACATTCCTTATACATTCCCTGTAGCAAGTTTGCTGTATGCACTTCAGTTAAAAGCTTTGGATTAGCACTACCTATGTGTCATATTTAGTGTGTTTCAAACACATCCACCAAGACTCTGAGCACTGCACgtttatgaagaacttcctgcaggctgccatTTGCTTTGTATTACATCTGTAACGAGAGCACATCAACAAATGCCAACAGCTGAGATGGACTGGTTTCGTAACAGATCCCAGAGGACTCTTAAATATGCTCTCTCTTTGCTGGGGAGTGGGGaatgaagaggagaggaagcaaAGAAGATTTCTACccaagtgttttacagagacaGCAGTGTGTTTGTTACTAGAGTTTGACAGAAGCTGACCAGACCTTCCTTCTGATTGCTGTGGTAACACGTTTTCCATGTGTGCATGAGAGAAATCCTGTGTCTAGAGGACTGTCTAGGTGAAGGCTAACATTTTCTattctgctttaaaaacaaatcaCTCTTCAAAAAGTAACTGGACAAGTTACTATAAATAGCAGTGTACTGCAAAAAAAATAAGCATTGTATTGCTTATGCAGCAAGTCCATTTAAAACTCACTCCAGTAATTTaaaaaacttaaaaaaatatcAACTTACTATAAACAATTTAAAATATGTATAATA
It includes:
- the SLC24A1 gene encoding sodium/potassium/calcium exchanger 1 isoform X3; translated protein: MHLPRRRRLQRNRIFFLLAILLVVSLYQLQLSPSALAAPHTAPQPMDLVKRTYRDLSSNKTAKTNNITAAPTIKHCIYVDPEPTVPITTSVDKTPQPENDSESNPDEKPPYESKGEYPQDLFSVEERRQGVIDWWESLLLLTAYATYVLTMKQNVYLEQWVKQKLNKKLNAVQAASAEHMQKPASALQRGSSSASLHNSQMRSTVFQLMIHTLDPLAEAKFKDRVDVLSSIAKAKAEMPAGQGSKPEVEEEKKAPSTVQVTPVSGSEPSRQKADAPQDGQPSSDSDTSEESSSESEEDSDGDSTEEDGNDEPLSLEWPETRKKQAIYLFLFPIVFPLWSTLPDVRKADSKKFFVITFFGSIIWIAAFSYLMVWWAHQVGETIGISEEIMGLTILAAGTSIPDLITSVIVARKGLGDMAVSSSVGSNIFDITVGLPVPWFLYSVFNGLSSVAVSSNGLFCAIVLLFLMLLFVIISIAVCKWKMNKLLGLTMFALYFVFLIISVMLEDKIISCPVPV